The following are from one region of the Coffea eugenioides isolate CCC68of chromosome 2, Ceug_1.0, whole genome shotgun sequence genome:
- the LOC113761260 gene encoding polyadenylate-binding protein 2-like isoform X2, translated as MAQVQVPQTVMNVNAAAAAGGGGGGANPQFVPTSLYVGDLDFNVTDSQLYDLFNQVGQVVSVRVCRDLTTRRSLGYGYVNYGNPQDAARALEILNFTPLNGKPIRVMYSHRDPSIRKSGAGNIFIKNLDKAIDHKALHETFSTFGNILSCKVATDGSGQSKGYGFVQYDSDEAAQKAIEKLNGMLLNDKQVYVGPFLRKQEREMAVDKTKFTNVFVKNLSDSTTDEDLKKVFGDFGTITSVAVMRDEDGKSKCFGFVNFENPEDAAKSVEALNGYKFDNKEWFVGKAQKKSDREQELKQRFEQSVKEAADKSQGLNLYIKNLDDSINDDKLRELFSPFGTITSCKVMRDPNGISRGSGFVAFSTPEEASRALSEMNGKMVVSKPLYVALAQRKEERRARLQLRPIAMGPSVAPRMPMYPPGGPGLGQQIFYGQPPPAIMPPQPGFGYQQQLVPGMRPGAGPMPNFFVPLVQQGQQGQRPGGRRGAAVPVQQGQQPVPLMQQQMVPRGRAYRYPPGRALPDVSMPGVGGGMLSVPYDMGGMPLRDVVSQPVPIGALASALANASPADQRTMLGENLYPLVEQLEPETAAKVTGMLLEMDQTEVLHLLESPEALKSKVAEAMEVLRNVSQQQQAGNPADQLASLSLNDGLVT; from the exons ATGGCTCAGGTTCAGGTGCCGCAGACGGTGATGAATGTGaatgctgctgctgctgctggcggcggcggcggcggcgcgAATCCTCAGTTCGTGCCGACGTCGCTTTACGTCGGTGACTTGGATTTTAACGTGACCGATTCGCAGCTTTACGATCTGTTCAACCAGGTCGGACAGGTGGTTTCGGTCAGAGTTTGCCGGGATTTGACGACTCGCCGGTCACTTGGATATGGTTATGTCAATTATGGCAATCCACAAGATG CTGCACGGGCTCTAGAGATCCTAAATTTTACTCCTCTCAATGGGAAGCCCATTAGAGTAATGTATTCTCATAGAGACCCCAGCATACGTAAAAGTGGTGCTGGAAATATATTTATTAAG AATTTGGACAAAGCAATTGACCATAAGGCTTTGCATGAAACATTTTCTACATTTGGGAACATTCTCTCTTGCAAGGTGGCAACTGATGGTTCTGGTCAGTCAAAGGGCTACGGGTTTGTGCAGTATGACAGTGATGAAGCTGCTCAAAAAGCTATTGAGAAACTTAATGGGATGCTGCTGAATGATAAGCAAGTATATGTTGGACCTTTCCTTCggaaacaagaaagagaaatgGCAGTAGACAAGACAAAATTCACTAATGTTTTTGTCAAGAATCTCTCAGATTCTACCACTGATGAAGACCTAAAGAAAGTCTTTGGTGATTTTGGAACAATAACTAGCGTTGCGGTAATGAGGGACGAAGATGGAAAGTCAAAGTGCTTTGGATTTGTGAACTTTGAGAACCCTGAAGATGCTGCAAAATCTGTTGAAGCTCTTAATGGATATAAGTTTGACAACAAAGAGTGGTTTGTTGGGAAAGCCCAAAAGAAATCTGACAGAGAACAAGAATTAAAACAACGCTTCGAGCAGAGTGTTAAAGAGGCTGCGGACAAATCACAAGGGTTGAACCTCTATATAAAGAACTTAGATGATAGCATTAATGATGACAAGCTCAGGGAACTGTTCTCTCCCTTTGGGACAATAACTTCATGCAAG GTTATGCGAGACCCAAATGGCATCAGCAGAGGATCTGGTTTTGTTGCATTCTCAACTCCTGAAGAAGCTTCAAGAGCT CTTTCTGAAATGAATGGAAAGATGGTTGTCAGCAAACCGCTTTATGTTGCTCTTGCACagagaaaggaagagagaaGAGCGAGGTTACAG TTGCGTCCGATTGCGATGGGACCTTCTGTTGCTCCTAGAATGCCAATGTACCCCCCTGGCGGTCCTGGTCTGGGGCAACAAATATTTTATGGACAGCCACCACCTGCTATCATGCCTCCCCAA CCTGGTTTTGGTTATCAACAGCAGCTTGTTCCTGGAATGAGGCCTGGTGCAGGTCCGATGCCAAACTTTTTTGTGCCATTAGTTCAGCAAGGGCAGCAAGGACAGCGTCCTGGTGGCAGGCGGGGTGCAGCTGTTCCAGTCCAGCAGGGTCAACAACCAGTTCCACTGATGCAACAGCAG ATGGTTCCAAGGGGGCGTGCATATCGTTACCCTCCAGGCCGTGCCCTGCCTGATGTCTCCATGCCAGGTGTTGGTGGAGGCATGCTTTCTGTCCCATATGATATGGGTGGCATGCCATTGCGTGATGTTGTTTCTCAGCCAGTTCCAATTGGGGCTTTGGCATCTGCCCTTGCAAATGCTTCTCCTGCTGATCAGAGGACG ATGTTGGGCGAGAATCTATACCCACTTGTCGAACAGTTGGAGCCTGAAACAGCAGCTAAGGTTACTGGTATGCTTTTGGAGATGGACCAGACGGAGGTTCTACACCTGCTTGAGTCACCAGAAGCTCTGAAGTCCAAGGTTGCGGAGGCCATGGAAGTCTTAAGGAATGTTTCTCAGCAGCAGCAGGCAGGCAATCCGGCTGATCAATTGGCATCATTGTCCTTGAATGATGGTCTTGTTACCTGA
- the LOC113761260 gene encoding polyadenylate-binding protein 2-like isoform X1 — MAQVQVPQTVMNVNAAAAAGGGGGGANPQFVPTSLYVGDLDFNVTDSQLYDLFNQVGQVVSVRVCRDLTTRRSLGYGYVNYGNPQDAARALEILNFTPLNGKPIRVMYSHRDPSIRKSGAGNIFIKNLDKAIDHKALHETFSTFGNILSCKVATDGSGQSKGYGFVQYDSDEAAQKAIEKLNGMLLNDKQVYVGPFLRKQEREMAVDKTKFTNVFVKNLSDSTTDEDLKKVFGDFGTITSVAVMRDEDGKSKCFGFVNFENPEDAAKSVEALNGYKFDNKEWFVGKAQKKSDREQELKQRFEQSVKEAADKSQGLNLYIKNLDDSINDDKLRELFSPFGTITSCKVMRDPNGISRGSGFVAFSTPEEASRALSEMNGKMVVSKPLYVALAQRKEERRARLQAQFSQLRPIAMGPSVAPRMPMYPPGGPGLGQQIFYGQPPPAIMPPQPGFGYQQQLVPGMRPGAGPMPNFFVPLVQQGQQGQRPGGRRGAAVPVQQGQQPVPLMQQQMVPRGRAYRYPPGRALPDVSMPGVGGGMLSVPYDMGGMPLRDVVSQPVPIGALASALANASPADQRTMLGENLYPLVEQLEPETAAKVTGMLLEMDQTEVLHLLESPEALKSKVAEAMEVLRNVSQQQQAGNPADQLASLSLNDGLVT; from the exons ATGGCTCAGGTTCAGGTGCCGCAGACGGTGATGAATGTGaatgctgctgctgctgctggcggcggcggcggcggcgcgAATCCTCAGTTCGTGCCGACGTCGCTTTACGTCGGTGACTTGGATTTTAACGTGACCGATTCGCAGCTTTACGATCTGTTCAACCAGGTCGGACAGGTGGTTTCGGTCAGAGTTTGCCGGGATTTGACGACTCGCCGGTCACTTGGATATGGTTATGTCAATTATGGCAATCCACAAGATG CTGCACGGGCTCTAGAGATCCTAAATTTTACTCCTCTCAATGGGAAGCCCATTAGAGTAATGTATTCTCATAGAGACCCCAGCATACGTAAAAGTGGTGCTGGAAATATATTTATTAAG AATTTGGACAAAGCAATTGACCATAAGGCTTTGCATGAAACATTTTCTACATTTGGGAACATTCTCTCTTGCAAGGTGGCAACTGATGGTTCTGGTCAGTCAAAGGGCTACGGGTTTGTGCAGTATGACAGTGATGAAGCTGCTCAAAAAGCTATTGAGAAACTTAATGGGATGCTGCTGAATGATAAGCAAGTATATGTTGGACCTTTCCTTCggaaacaagaaagagaaatgGCAGTAGACAAGACAAAATTCACTAATGTTTTTGTCAAGAATCTCTCAGATTCTACCACTGATGAAGACCTAAAGAAAGTCTTTGGTGATTTTGGAACAATAACTAGCGTTGCGGTAATGAGGGACGAAGATGGAAAGTCAAAGTGCTTTGGATTTGTGAACTTTGAGAACCCTGAAGATGCTGCAAAATCTGTTGAAGCTCTTAATGGATATAAGTTTGACAACAAAGAGTGGTTTGTTGGGAAAGCCCAAAAGAAATCTGACAGAGAACAAGAATTAAAACAACGCTTCGAGCAGAGTGTTAAAGAGGCTGCGGACAAATCACAAGGGTTGAACCTCTATATAAAGAACTTAGATGATAGCATTAATGATGACAAGCTCAGGGAACTGTTCTCTCCCTTTGGGACAATAACTTCATGCAAG GTTATGCGAGACCCAAATGGCATCAGCAGAGGATCTGGTTTTGTTGCATTCTCAACTCCTGAAGAAGCTTCAAGAGCT CTTTCTGAAATGAATGGAAAGATGGTTGTCAGCAAACCGCTTTATGTTGCTCTTGCACagagaaaggaagagagaaGAGCGAGGTTACAG GCTCAATTTTCTCAGTTGCGTCCGATTGCGATGGGACCTTCTGTTGCTCCTAGAATGCCAATGTACCCCCCTGGCGGTCCTGGTCTGGGGCAACAAATATTTTATGGACAGCCACCACCTGCTATCATGCCTCCCCAA CCTGGTTTTGGTTATCAACAGCAGCTTGTTCCTGGAATGAGGCCTGGTGCAGGTCCGATGCCAAACTTTTTTGTGCCATTAGTTCAGCAAGGGCAGCAAGGACAGCGTCCTGGTGGCAGGCGGGGTGCAGCTGTTCCAGTCCAGCAGGGTCAACAACCAGTTCCACTGATGCAACAGCAG ATGGTTCCAAGGGGGCGTGCATATCGTTACCCTCCAGGCCGTGCCCTGCCTGATGTCTCCATGCCAGGTGTTGGTGGAGGCATGCTTTCTGTCCCATATGATATGGGTGGCATGCCATTGCGTGATGTTGTTTCTCAGCCAGTTCCAATTGGGGCTTTGGCATCTGCCCTTGCAAATGCTTCTCCTGCTGATCAGAGGACG ATGTTGGGCGAGAATCTATACCCACTTGTCGAACAGTTGGAGCCTGAAACAGCAGCTAAGGTTACTGGTATGCTTTTGGAGATGGACCAGACGGAGGTTCTACACCTGCTTGAGTCACCAGAAGCTCTGAAGTCCAAGGTTGCGGAGGCCATGGAAGTCTTAAGGAATGTTTCTCAGCAGCAGCAGGCAGGCAATCCGGCTGATCAATTGGCATCATTGTCCTTGAATGATGGTCTTGTTACCTGA
- the LOC113763395 gene encoding CBS domain-containing protein CBSX2, chloroplastic-like isoform X2, which translates to MGSISCANYFTISSTYVVDHQFPPCASPSSYRSTLGCSRLPPPPTEHYRRRQFAKAVRPADVAPSYSDTTNSMPPKGRTNPVGEFMTGRDDLHVVKACTTVEDALETLAKKRITGFPVVDDDWKLVGVVSDYDLLALDSISGRSQADTNLFPAVDSTWKTFSEIQKLLGKTNGKVVGDLMTPSPLVVQESTNLEEAARLLLETKYRRLPVVDADGKLVGIITRGDIVRAALRIKHASEQIG; encoded by the exons ATGGGCTCGATCAGTTGTGCCAATTATTTTACAATCAGCTCCACTTACGTTGTCGATCATCAGTTTCCGCCTTGTGCCTCTCCTTCCTCGTATCGCTCTACACTTGGCTGTTCCCGACTACCTCCTCCTCCTACTGAGCACTACCGCCGGCGTCAGTTCGCCAAGGCAGTGAGGCCTGCCGATGTCGCTCCTTCCTACTCCGACACAACCAACTCCATGCCT CCAAAAGGTCGAACTAACCCGGTTGGTGAATTTATGACTGGGAGAGACGATTTACATGTGGTGAAGGCTTGTACAACTGTTGAAGATG CACTAGAAACTCTTGCCAAGAAAAGAATCACTGGATTTCCTGTGGTAGATGATGATTGGAAGTTG GTAGGCGTTGTTTCCGATTATGACTTGTTGGCACTTGACTCTATCTCAG GTAGAAGTCAAGCTGACACAAATTTGTTTCCTGCTGTTGATAGCACTTGGAAG ACATTCAGCGAGATACAGAAACTGCTGGGGAAAACTAACGGAAAAGTTGTTGGCGACCTCATGACACCTTCTCCGCTTGTTGTTCAAGAAAGTACTAATCTTGAGGAAGCTGCAAG GTTGTTGCTTGAGACCAAGTACCGTAGACTGCCAGTTGTTGATGCCGATGGCAAACTG GTTGGAATAATCACAAGAGGTGATATTGTTAGAGCTGCTCTTCGGATAAAACATGCCAGTGAGCAGATTGGATAA
- the LOC113763395 gene encoding CBS domain-containing protein CBSX2, chloroplastic-like isoform X1 encodes MGSISCANYFTISSTYVVDHQFPPCASPSSYRSTLGCSRLPPPPTEHYRRRQFAKAVRPADVAPSYSDTTNSMPLENLYLQPKGRTNPVGEFMTGRDDLHVVKACTTVEDALETLAKKRITGFPVVDDDWKLVGVVSDYDLLALDSISGRSQADTNLFPAVDSTWKTFSEIQKLLGKTNGKVVGDLMTPSPLVVQESTNLEEAARLLLETKYRRLPVVDADGKLVGIITRGDIVRAALRIKHASEQIG; translated from the exons ATGGGCTCGATCAGTTGTGCCAATTATTTTACAATCAGCTCCACTTACGTTGTCGATCATCAGTTTCCGCCTTGTGCCTCTCCTTCCTCGTATCGCTCTACACTTGGCTGTTCCCGACTACCTCCTCCTCCTACTGAGCACTACCGCCGGCGTCAGTTCGCCAAGGCAGTGAGGCCTGCCGATGTCGCTCCTTCCTACTCCGACACAACCAACTCCATGCCT TTGGAGAATTTGTATCTGCAGCCAAAAGGTCGAACTAACCCGGTTGGTGAATTTATGACTGGGAGAGACGATTTACATGTGGTGAAGGCTTGTACAACTGTTGAAGATG CACTAGAAACTCTTGCCAAGAAAAGAATCACTGGATTTCCTGTGGTAGATGATGATTGGAAGTTG GTAGGCGTTGTTTCCGATTATGACTTGTTGGCACTTGACTCTATCTCAG GTAGAAGTCAAGCTGACACAAATTTGTTTCCTGCTGTTGATAGCACTTGGAAG ACATTCAGCGAGATACAGAAACTGCTGGGGAAAACTAACGGAAAAGTTGTTGGCGACCTCATGACACCTTCTCCGCTTGTTGTTCAAGAAAGTACTAATCTTGAGGAAGCTGCAAG GTTGTTGCTTGAGACCAAGTACCGTAGACTGCCAGTTGTTGATGCCGATGGCAAACTG GTTGGAATAATCACAAGAGGTGATATTGTTAGAGCTGCTCTTCGGATAAAACATGCCAGTGAGCAGATTGGATAA
- the LOC113759181 gene encoding abscisate beta-glucosyltransferase-like: MIDLARLFSSHGVKASMITFPNDAAVFEKSIRRDQQSGHDIKLLTLQTPADDAGLSTTDMSAPPLTDTSVLQEPLKQVIKDYTPDCIVADAFHCWVPCCEYSLRRHSPHTEVSLDSEPFRIPGLPGKIELTRSRLPPAFLRMGNGVPAKMMIAEQYSFGQVINGFYGLEPAYVDHCHPFIWVVGKALEEAGGFLTHCGWNSALEGVCAGVPMITWPLSGEHFANEKLVTDVLKIGIAVGSEGWASWPLERKEVGGREKVEASVLRLMSDGEDEEEGERISEDS; encoded by the exons ATGATCGACCTGGCCAGGCTGTTCTCAAGCCATGGTGTCAAAGCCAGTATGATCACCTTCCCGAACGATGCAGCTGTCTTTGAAAAATCAATCAGAAGAGACCAGCAATCTGGGCACGACATCAAACTCCTCACTCTTCAAACCCCTGCAGATGATGCCGGCCTCAGCACAACAGACATGTCTGCCCCGCCGCTCACTGACACCTCCGTTCTCCAAGAACCCCTCAAACAAGTCATCAAAGACTACACCCCGGACTGCATTGTCGCCGATGCCTTCCACTGTTGGGTGCC CTGTTGTGAATATAGTCTCAGACGGCATTCGCCTCATACAGAAGTCAGCTTGGATTCTGAGCCCTTTCGAATTCCGGGTCTTCCTGGTAAGATAGAACTGACTAGGTCTCGGCTTCCGCCGGCCTTTCTCCGAATGGGGAATGGAGTTCCAGCTAAGATGATGATAGCAGAGCAGTACAGTTTTGGACAAGTTATTAATGGTTTCTATGGTCTAGAACCAGCTTATGTTGATCATT GTCATCCGTTCATATGGGTGGTGGGAAAAGCACTAGAGGAAGCAG GTGGGTTCCTGACGCATTGTGGATGGAATTCTGCTCTGGAGGGAGTGTGTGCTGGGGTGCCTATGATCACCTGGCCGCTCTCAGGGGAGCATTTTGCCAATGAGAAGTTGGTGACAGATGTGTTGAAGATTGGAATAGCAGTTGGGAGTGAGGGATGGGCGTCGTGGCCATTGGAGAGGAAGGAGGTGGGGGGGAGGGAGAAAGTGGAGGCGTCTGTGTTAAGGCTGATGAGTGATGGTGAAGATGAGGAAGAGGGTGAAAGAATTAGTGAAGATTCGTAA
- the LOC113762022 gene encoding scopoletin glucosyltransferase-like, with amino-acid sequence MVHQLHVFFFPFFAHGHMLPTLDMAKVFSSRGAKATVITTPLHAPVFNKAIEKCKQLGFDISIRVVKFPAVEAGLPEGTEGADQLKSDDMLPNFFLATRLLQEPVEQLLQECRPHCLVADFFFPWATDSAAKYGIPRLLFHGSSSFAMSASESVWRNKPYRNVSSDDEPFVIPDLPHDIYITRGQVSTYERQEVENEFTKMMEQVKESELRSYGVIVNSFYELEPDYAEHYTKKLGRRAWHVGPFVLINKEAEDKAERGKKSAIDQVQCLEWLDKQKPNSVVYVCFGSMSNFNAAQLHEIAKGLEASGQQFIWVVRNCVDEEDSKRWFPEGFEERTKERGLIIKGWAPQLLILGHEAVGAFVTHCGWNSTLEGVSCGVPMVTWPLFAEQFFNEKLLTNVLKIGVGVGAQQWSRLTTEIIRAEALTKAVDRIMDGEEALNIRGRAKALKEKARKAVEEGGSSYSDFNTLVEELSTYHHASKKPSLSEGANILT; translated from the coding sequence ATGGTTCACCAGCTGCATGTATTCTTCTTCCCCTTCTTTGCTCATGGCCATATGCTACCAACCTTAGACATGGCCAAAGTCTTTAGTTCTCGCGGGGCCAAAGCCACCGTCATCACCACTCCTCTGCATGCCCCAGTTTTTAACAAAGCAATAGAGAAATGTAAACAGCTGGGGTTCGACATATCCATTCGTGTTGTCAAATTCCCAGCCGTGGAAGCTGGCTTGCCGGAAGGAACAGAGGGCGCTGACCAATTGAAATCCGATGACATGCTCCCCAATTTCTTCTTGGCAACTCGCCTGCTCCAAGAACCCGTGGAGCAACTCTTACAAGAATGCCGCCCGCATTGCCTCGTTGCCGACTTTTTCTTCCCCTGGGCAACTGATTCTGCAGCCAAATATGGCATCCCAAGATTGCTTTTTCATGGATCGAGTTCTTTTGCAATGTCCGCTTCTGAGAGCGTCTGGCGGAATAAGCCTTACCGGAATGTTTCCTCTGACGATGAGCCCTTTGTTATACCTGATCTTCCTCACGACATTTATATAACCAGAGGACAAGTATCGACCTACGAGCGGCAGGAGGTTGAAAACGAGTTCACAAAGATGATGGAACAAGTCAAGGAATCAGAATTGAGGAGCTACGGTGTTATTGTCAACAGTTTCTATGAGCTTGAACCTGATTATGCTGAGCACTACACGAAGAAATTGGGAAGAAGGGCTTGGCATGTTGGCCCTTTCGTGCTCATTAACAAGGAAGCTGAAGACAAAGCTGAGAGAGGCAAGAAATCAGCTATTGATCAAGTTCAGTGTCTGGAGTGGCTCGATAAGCAAAAACCCAATTCAGTTGTCTACGTCTGTTTTGGGAGCATGTCCAACTTCAACGCTGCTCAATTACATGAAATTGCCAAGGGTCTTGAGGCCTCTGGCCAACAATTCATTTGGGTAGTAAGAAATTGCGTGGACGAGGAAGATAGCAAGAGATGGTTTCCTGAAGGATTCGAGGAGAGAACGAAAGAAAGGGGCTTAATTATAAAAGGGTGGGCACCTCaactcttgattcttgggcacGAAGCTGTGGGAGCATTTGTGACTCACTGTGGATGGAATTCAACTCTGGAGGGCGTATCTTGCGGTGTGCCAATGGTTACATGGCCCTTGTTTGCAGAGCAGTTTTTCAATGAAAAATTGCTGACGAATGTCTTGAAAATTGGTGTTGGCGTCGGGGCTCAGCAATGGAGCAGACTCACGACTGAAATCATAAGGGCAGAAGCTTTAACCAAGGCAGTGGATCGTATTATGGATGGAGAAGAAGCCCTTAACATCAGAGGTCGAGCAAAGGCCCTAAAAGAAAAAGCTAGGAAGGCAGTGGAAGAAGGTGGATCTTCTTATTCTGATTTCAATACTCTCGTGGAAGAACTGAGCACGTATCATCATGCAAGCAAGAAACCAAGTCTAAGCGAGGGGGCAAATATTTTGACTTAA
- the LOC113761274 gene encoding protein IRX15-LIKE-like: MKSSSAKLILVHPSSLHKQGVAIAASHRLWLLLFLSFFALAFTLTLITTKDAMTAAAANAASASATVKAPLPRPVFDALLHYASVNYSAVGSRFSASELAAVAGVLRRCNSNATPCNLLVFGLTHETLLWNSLNYKGRTVIVGDNDYFVTRLEQRHPEIEAYDVQFTTKVSELYELLEYSKEQLKNECRPVQNLLFSDCKLAINDLPNQIYDVAWDVILIDGPFGFLPTAPGRMSAIFTAGVLGRSKKASAGKTDVFVHECNREVERVSSEEFLCRENLVETIDTLGHFQVGETEANKRFQFCSDSGSMASSSSPSSKNRADS, encoded by the coding sequence ATGAAGAGCAGCAGCGCTAAGCTCATACTCGTTCATCCATCTTCCCTGCACAAACAAGGAGTAGCCATAGCTGCCTCCCACCGCCTCTGGCTCCtccttttcctctctttcttcgcTTTAGCCTTTACTCTTACCCTCATCACCACCAAAGACGCCATGACCGCCGCCGCAGCAAATGCCGCGTCCGCCTCAGCCACCGTAAAAGCCCCCTTGCCCAGGCCGGTATTCGACGCCCTCCTCCACTACGCCTCCGTAAACTACTCCGCCGTCGGTTCCCGCTTCTCCGCCTCGGAGCTCGCCGCCGTCGCCGGCGTCCTCCGCCGGTGCAACTCCAACGCCACCCCATGTAACTTGCTCGTTTTCGGGCTCACTCACGAGACCCTCCTCTGGAACTCTCTCAACTACAAAGGCAGAACTGTGATCGTGGGCGATAACGATTACTTCGTCACCAGGCTGGAACAGAGGCACCCGGAGATCGAAGCGTACGACGTTCAGTTCACGACGAAGGTGAGCGAACTGTACGAATTGCTGGAGTACTCGAAAGAGCAGCTGAAAAATGAGTGCCGGCCCGTACAGAATCTTCTCTTCTCGGACTGTAAGCTGGCGATCAACGatcttccaaaccaaatatacgACGTCGCGTGGGACGTGATTCTGATAGATGGGCCGTTCGGGTTTCTGCCGACGGCTCCGGGGAGGATGTCGGCGATATTCACGGCCGGAGTTTTGGGTAGGAGTAAGAAGGCCAGCGCTGGAAAGACGGATGTGTTCGTGCATGAATGTAATAGGGAAGTGGAAAGGGTTTCCAGCGAAGAGTTTCTGTGCAGGGAAAATTTGGTGGAAACAATTGATACGCTGGGCCATTTTCAGGTGGGGGAAACGGAGGCCAATAAAAGGTTTCAATTTTGTTCGGATTCGGGTTCAATGGCGTCTTCTTCTTCGCCTTCGTCCAAGAACAGGGCAGATAGCTGA
- the LOC113761028 gene encoding uncharacterized protein At4g06744-like has protein sequence MGSVSSNVAILLIIFELYTTLLLLHNHLANADPIASKARETLEIIIGGGIGGGGDTPSDAPPPDDGPSCPPPVSPFTFESKRIEIVYPVIQRLKAKITCDPFGITKSWVGPDICNKYQGFRCATVPDYGVKALADVQFNGYNFSGPDLTLEGFIDELPDLSIFHGNSNKFAGNIPKKLSTIRYLFELDLSNNNFNGQFPCEVLGATKLTFLDLRFNSFSGTVPPQVFTLDLDVLFINNNNFVQRLPDNLGSLPVLFLTLANNKLTGPIPSSIGKASKTLDEVIFLNNQLTGCLPCEIGLLNKATVFDVSRNLLTGPIPWSFACLAKMEILNLAKNQFFGVVPDPICQLPNLESFDLSSNYFTGVGPECWKLIQRKVLDVTMNCIPGLPKQRSKAECDAFFWKPRSCSNQGSLTWVPCSSKYSQPATSTSPGGRAGFSYKALKPHRL, from the coding sequence ATGGGCAGCGTTTCCTCCAATGTTGCCATTCTACTCATTATTTTTGAACTCTACACAACATTACTATTATTGCACAATCATTTAGCCAACGCCGATCCAATTGCTAGCAAAGCCAGAGAAACTTTAGAGATAATTATAGGCGGGGGAATAGGGGGTGGTGGTGACACTCCATCGGATGCTCCACCTCCTGATGATGGCCCAAGCTGCCCACCACCGGTTTCTCCCTTCACATTTGAGAGCAAACGCATCGAAATCGTCTACCCGGTGATCCAAAGACTGAAGGCCAAAATCACATGCGACCCTTTTGGCATAACAAAATCTTGGGTTGGCCCTGACATTTGCAACAAGTATCAAGGCTTCCGCTGTGCCACTGTGCCTGACTACGGAGTGAAGGCACTGGCAGATGTACAATTCAACGGCTACAATTTCAGCGGCCCTGACCTCACCCTTGAAGGCTTCATTGACGAGTTACCGGACCTCAGCATCTTCCACGGCAATTCCAATAAATTCGCCGGAAACATCCCAAAGAAATTATCAACCATCAGATACTTGTTCGAACTAGACCTCAGCAACAACAATTTCAACGGTCAGTTCCCTTGTGAAGTTCTTGGCGCTACCAAGCTGACTTTCCTGGACCTCAGGTTCAACTCATTTTCTGGGACGGTTCCACCTCAAGTATTCACCCTAGACCTCGACGTTCTcttcatcaacaacaacaacttCGTGCAAAGGCTTCCGGATAACCTCGGCTCGCTACCGGTTCTCTTTTTAACTCTAGCCAATAACAAGCTCACCGGTCCAATTCCTTCCAGCATCGGCAAAGCATCCAAAACCTTAGATGAAGTTATCTTCCTGAACAACCAACTCACTGGCTGTCTCCCGTGCGAAATCGGGCTTCTAAACAAGGCCACGGTTTTCGACGTGAGCAGGAACCTGTTAACCGGTCCAATACCGTGGTCCTTTGCATGCCTGGCaaaaatggagattttaaacCTGGCCAAGAATCAGTTCTTTGGGGTCGTTCCCGACCCAATATGTCAGCTGCCGAATTTGGAAAGTTTTGACTTGTCCTCCAATTATTTCACTGGGGTTGGCCCGGAGTGTTGGAAGCTGATTCAGAGGAAAGTGCTGGATGTTACCATGAATTGCATTCCAGGACTTCCCAAACAAAGATCCAAAGCTGAATGTGATGCATTCTTCTGGAAGCCCAGAAGCTGCAGCAACCAGGGGTCCTTGACTTGGGTTCCTTGCAGTAGTAAATACTCTCAACCGGCGACTAGTACTTCTCCGGGCGGACGAGCAGGCTTTTCTTACAAAGCCCTGAAGCCGCATCGGCTGTAA